One Thermodesulfobacteriota bacterium DNA segment encodes these proteins:
- the egtB gene encoding ergothioneine biosynthesis protein EgtB translates to MEAKTKIRRQESPEEKRRYDKAGIPERDYLRESYRAVRDFSLFLSAPLETEDFVIQSMPDASPTKWHLAHTSWFFETFVLSKAVKGYKSPSPQYAYLFNSYYIQAGERHLRPKRGLISRPTVRETLDYRRHVDEHMMRFFSGANEKAWKELAPSIEIGIHHEQQHQELIVTDIKHVFSENPLRPVYSGGAERKGPRTDVPNKWVPFDGGIHTIGREDGGFGYDNEYPSHKVYLEPFKINSRLVTNREYMEFMEDGGYGNGALWLSEGWAKIQSTGWNAPFYWESDGDKWRYFTLSGMRDVDPDEPVCHVSYFEADAFARWAGARLPTEAEWEVAADGVPIEGNFVEEKAFHPVPASAPGKGPLIQMYGDVWEWTQSAYASYPGFKTLPGALGEYNGKFMCNQLVLRGGSCATSGTHIRKTYRNFFPPDARWQFMGIRLASDDV, encoded by the coding sequence ATGGAAGCAAAAACCAAAATCCGCAGGCAGGAAAGCCCCGAAGAGAAAAGAAGATACGACAAAGCAGGCATTCCGGAGAGGGATTACCTTAGGGAAAGCTACAGGGCAGTGAGGGATTTCTCGCTCTTCCTGTCGGCCCCGCTCGAAACCGAGGACTTCGTCATACAGTCGATGCCCGACGCGAGCCCGACGAAATGGCACCTCGCGCACACGAGCTGGTTCTTCGAGACCTTCGTACTGTCGAAGGCGGTCAAGGGGTATAAATCGCCGAGCCCGCAGTACGCATACCTTTTCAATTCATACTACATACAGGCGGGGGAAAGGCATCTCCGCCCCAAGCGCGGGCTGATATCGCGGCCCACCGTCCGGGAAACGCTCGACTACAGGCGTCACGTGGACGAGCACATGATGCGCTTTTTCTCCGGGGCGAACGAGAAGGCATGGAAGGAGCTCGCGCCCTCCATCGAGATAGGAATACACCACGAGCAGCAGCACCAGGAGCTCATAGTCACCGACATCAAGCACGTGTTCTCCGAAAACCCGCTCCGCCCGGTTTACTCCGGCGGCGCCGAGAGAAAGGGCCCCCGAACGGACGTCCCGAACAAATGGGTCCCGTTCGACGGCGGTATCCACACCATAGGCCGCGAGGACGGCGGCTTCGGCTACGACAACGAATACCCGTCCCACAAGGTATATCTCGAGCCTTTCAAAATAAACTCGAGGCTCGTCACCAACCGCGAATACATGGAATTCATGGAGGACGGCGGCTACGGGAACGGCGCGCTATGGCTCTCCGAGGGCTGGGCGAAGATCCAGTCCACCGGGTGGAATGCGCCGTTCTACTGGGAAAGTGATGGGGATAAATGGCGTTATTTCACTCTCTCCGGCATGCGCGACGTCGACCCCGACGAGCCCGTCTGCCACGTTTCATACTTCGAGGCCGACGCCTTCGCCAGGTGGGCCGGCGCGAGGCTCCCGACGGAAGCCGAATGGGAAGTCGCCGCGGACGGCGTCCCCATCGAGGGGAATTTCGTCGAGGAAAAGGCGTTTCATCCCGTCCCTGCAAGCGCCCCGGGCAAGGGCCCGCTCATCCAGATGTACGGCGACGTCTGGGAGTGGACGCAGAGCGCATATGCGTCCTATCCCGGGTTCAAAACGCTCCCCGGCGCACTCGGAGAATATAACGGAAAGTTCATGTGTAACCAGCTCGTCCTCCGGGGCGGCTCGTGCGCGACGTCCGGGACGCATATAAGAAAGACGTACAGGAATTTCTTCCCGCCCGACGCGAGATGGCAGTTCATGGGTATAAGACTGGCCTCGGACGACGTATAA